The Limosilactobacillus panis DNA segment AGTTTATTATCCTTATTACCAGTTTGTGGTAGTTGCGCGGATTCGGCACTGGATTGAGAATGCTCTACCGCTTTTACCGGTTGAGCTGGCTTGCCAGGATTCGTTGGCTGGACCGGACTCGTTGGCTTCGTTACGTTAGTTGACTTACCAGGTTCCACTGGCTCGCTTGGTGACGTCGGCTGAACGGGGGTCACATTACTTGACTTGCCAGGCTTGCTGTCCTGAGACTTAACTGGACTTGTTGGTTGACTCGGCTGGTCCGACTTACCGGGCTGGCTATCTTGACTTTTGTCGATATCAGCCTTTACCGGTTGCTTACCATCACTTGGCTTACCAGGCGTATTCTTGCCACCATCTGGCTTCCCGTGATCCTTCGACGGTTCTACGAATTCTTCTTCCCCATGCCAATGTGGAATAACTGGGCGGGGGAATATCGGCGTTACGGGTTCCCATAAGTCCCAGCGGTGCGATTCGCCGCCGCGGATATTAACTGTTTGAGCCACCAGGTTCCCGTCGACATTTACGTCAACGTTTACTTCTGCGTTCGGAGCGAGCACACTTCCCATAAAGTATCCACTAGAAATATTAACGGTCTTAACCTTATTTCCAAAGTTCCATAGAATATGGTTTGGCTTTGCGTGGCTTTCATTAGGCGACAATTGCGTATTATCATCATAGATTAGCCTTGTCTTGGTTGCCAGATTAAGGGCATCCTTGGATGATTGAACATTAATGATGACAACCTGCCCATCTTTTGTGTCACTATCTAGTCCCTTGATAGTAATATCTTGCGGTTGTTCCAGGAAATCGCTAGAAAGTTCAATAATGACAACTTTTTCTTTAACGTTGCTGATGTCGATTGTCCGGTTGTTCATGTCACTAAAGTTAAGTACGACACCGTCTGATTGGTCCTTCCCTGTTAGTTAATCAGCGCGGCCGGCTAACTTGGTCAACTCGCCATCGATATCAATGTGGTTCTTGATGATCCGCACATCGCTCTTCTTGAGGTGGTCCATTCGGATACCATTAATAAAAACCTGGTCCCCGTTAAACGTGACATTGGTATCATCCCCCAAGACAACATCATTGTTGCCGGTCCGAAAGGCATTGGGGCCAATACCGCTGACCTTGCTGATGTAATAAGTATCCTTAGCGATGTGGTTAAAGGACTGACCGCGGGTTCCAAATTCCTGCCCATTTAACAGTTCCCCCGTGGCAATATTCCCGTTAGTATCCACCTTGGAGGAAGTCTTTCCTGCAAAGATGTGGAAACCAGCAGCCTTACCCAGTAGCTGGCCCTCATAAACAAGATTGCCATCCTTAGCTGCTGCGGTTTGTGTCGGTGGCGTGGCCACTTTATTTGCGATTTCTGTCGTAGCTTCCTGCGTACCATTGTTCGTGGCTATTGAACTCTTCAGTACAACGCTATTATTCGTCAGTACTTGGTTGTCGTTGCTTGCCTTAACAGCTCTCGTGGTGGTGCCATCATCGGCGCTTGCCTTCTGGCTCAAAACAGTATTTCCAAAAAAGATTACTGATATCAGTGCTGTTATCCATAATTTACCAGCTTTATACAACTTGTAATGGTCCAGCGATTATTTATTCACAATAACTTACTCCTAATTAATAAAATTTAGCATTAACCAATTTACTATAGGGATGGGGACTGAACCAGATTTAAATGTTTTAATAACAACTTATGATTATTAACCAAGTCAATTAATACTGATAAATGGCCCCATTACATTTTTTATAGAATAATATCTGCAATTTAAGGCGTATCATTCCATTAGGAATCATATGTATAACGTTTTACTTCTAAATCATCCGCGGTCGATAAATAAGTAAACCATCATAAAATAGGTCCTAACAAATTAAGCGATAAGTATGTTTTTTACAAATTTTAGTTTTTGTTCAGCAGTCCGTTTCCTTTTCGGGAAATGCAATTCACCCCCAGTACCGTACACTTTCGGCACTGGGGGTGAATCAATTAGTATTTATGGCTTCGGAAAGCTTAACTTTGGGTAGTCCTTTAGTTCCGGAGCATTTGTTGTGTACTCATCAAACGTACTCTGGTTGTCGTTTTCTGCCTTAACACTTGTCTTTTTCTTCTTCTGGGCATTCTTCAGGTTCTGGAGGCCCTTCTTCAGGTTGTAAGTGTAGTCCTTCTTATTAACCTTCTTGAAGTCAGGGAGCTTGTAGAACCGCAGGAGGTCGCCATTCATGACCCGGTCAGATAGGCCAAGATCCGTCGTGACGTACTTTTGAATCTTACTAAAGGCCTTCTTTTGCTTTGGCGTTGCCTTAGTAATCTGCTTACCGTTCTTTGTGTAGTAGTAATCACCATTGTACTTAGTGTACTTTGGCGTTACCCAATCACCGTTTCTAAACGGTACAATCTGGTTCCGCTGTGGTGACAAAAGGTCCTGACCAAACTGGATGTAATTCTTGGAGCTAATTCCTAACAGGTCTTCCAGGGTTGGCAGCACGTCAATTTCACCACCATAGGTATGATCAATGCCACCCTTCAGCCCTTGCATGTTAATCATAAATGGGACCTTTTGGAACATTGCCAAGTCGTAGTTAGTGATCTTCTTCTTGTGCAGGACCTGGGCAATCGCGTTCTGGTGGTTATTGGAGATTCCGTAGTGGTCTCCGTACAGAATCAGAACACTGTTTTGCCGTAAGCCGGACTTATCAAGGTAGTCTAGGAATTCACCCAGTGATTCATCCAGGTAACGGGCTGTCTGAACATACGGGTCAACGGTGTCGTCACCAGTATGCCAGCCCTCAATATCCTTATTCTGCTTATCAA contains these protein-coding regions:
- a CDS encoding KxYKxGKxW signal peptide domain-containing protein: MDHYKLYKAGKLWITALISVIFFGNTVLSQKASADDGTTTRAVKASNDNQVLTNNSVVLKSSIATNNGTQEATTEIANKVATPPTQTAAAKDGNLVYEGQLLGKAAGFHIFAGKTSSKVDTNGNIATGELLNGQEFGTRGQSFNHIAKDTYYISKVSGIGPNAFRTGNNDVVLGDDTNVTFNGDQVFINGIRMDHLKKSDVRIIKNHIDIDGELTKLAGRAD